A stretch of Castanea sativa cultivar Marrone di Chiusa Pesio chromosome 2, ASM4071231v1 DNA encodes these proteins:
- the LOC142624637 gene encoding DNA replication complex GINS protein SLD5, which yields MASETGEGSTAGMDDYETLISTTDVELLKRAWRNEKAAPEILRFETSLIQRIRGQIQLMEENIEEFAGSGIDPLTVSLYQMDLDRTQYLFRSYLRIRLQKIEKYMFHISKNPEVQSRLSEQEKGFARRCADDMERHLEESVLSKLPDNYQDIVKQSIISEESDMIPEPQLDSFVVCKSRRFLGPFQLDGSDELLEMKPDELCIIHYKSIRERVQEGDIDLV from the exons ATGGCTTCGGAGACAGGAGAGGGATCAACGGCTGGGATGGACGATTACGAGACGCTGATCTCAACGACCGACGTGGAGCTTCTCAAGAGAGCTTGGCGTAACGAGAAAGCCGCACCGGAGATTCTTCGATTCGAGACCTCTTTGATTCAAAGAATCAGAGGCCAGATCCAGTTAATG GAAGAAAACATTGAGGAATTTGCGGGTAGTGGCATTGATCCACTCACAGTATCACTCTACCAGATGGACTTGGATAGGACTCAGTATTTATTTAGATCGTATCTTCGGATTCGCCTCCAAAAG ATTGAAAAATACATGTTCCATATCTCAAAGAACCCTGAAGTTCAGAGCCGGCTTTCTGAACAAGAGAAAGGGTTTGCCAGAAG GTGTGCTGATGATATGGAGAGACATCTTGAAGAGAGTGTATTGTCAAAATTGCCTGATAATTATCAGGACATAGTAAAGCAGTCTATAATAAGTGAAGAGAGCGACATGA TCCCAGAGCCGCAATTGGACTCATTCGTCGTCTGTAAAAGCAGAAGATTTCTGGGACCTTTTCAGCTTGATGGCag TGATGAACTCCTGGAGATGAAGCCTGATGAACTATGTATAATACATTACAAGTCAATCAGGGAGCGTGTACAAGAAGGGGATATTGATTTGGTCTGA
- the LOC142624638 gene encoding calcium-binding protein CP1, producing the protein MCPSGTTLRAETTTVGSDLRPAFNVLDVDHDGKISRDDLRKFYSGFSSGGADEEAIKTMMSVADLNKDGFVEYEEFERVLGSQKRSSSRNGGVMEDVFRIMDKDGDGKLSHEDLKSYMEWAGFSANDEDIRAMIRLGGGDLQDGVSYDGLLKILAIDFVGESSRSC; encoded by the coding sequence ATGTGTCCTTCTGGTACAACTTTACGAGCTGAAACCACAACCGTGGGTTCAGATTTGAGGCCAGCGTTTAACGTGCTTGATGTTGACCACGACGGCAAGATTAGCCGCGACGATCTCCGCAAGTTTTATTCTGGCTTTTCAAGCGGTGGTGCTGACGAAGAGGCTATAAAGACGATGATGTCTGTGGCGGATTTGAACAAAGATGGGTTCGTTGAGTACGAGGAGTTTGAACGTGTTTTGGGGTCTCAGAAAAGGTCTTCTTCGAGAAATGGTGGGGTTATGGAAGACGTGTTTAGGATTATGGACAAGGATGGAGATGGGAAATTGAGCCACGAAGACTTGAAGAGTTACATGGAATGGGCTGGATTCTCTGCTAACGATGAAGATATTAGAGCTATGATTAGATTGGGCGGTGGTGATCTACAAGATGGTGTGTCCTATGATGGTTTGCTCAAGATTTTGGCTATTGATTTTGTCGGCGAGTCTTCTCGGTCGTGTtaa